A stretch of Pseudomonas sp. 7SR1 DNA encodes these proteins:
- a CDS encoding DUF6630 family protein, with protein MNPIDPLSFQRITTAHGTFEGATYFDAEESLVHDVFPDRIVLQTNYLDHTSYAVHLAEGEVRVHKTRLDNYQRGHKAQVIDDEMDEEDWQELDSLWQRLSRDLDTQAQGPGLDVADTLADLFHCLFDEVHAQALVENLPAPAAQWDWAWTQVASALTAANQLAEFEWKAWSSCGIHAVNALAPLRQSGIEIPAPERDTVDAVNRASDWERAVLQYFNARLDAHDLKLLALGTHFDEYQAFACLPMNGLGLVDALEIMGRLGIVHRY; from the coding sequence ATGAATCCAATCGATCCGCTGTCGTTTCAACGTATCACCACGGCCCATGGCACGTTCGAGGGCGCGACGTATTTCGATGCCGAGGAAAGCCTCGTCCATGATGTGTTTCCAGACCGCATCGTTTTGCAGACCAACTACCTGGACCACACCAGCTATGCCGTCCATCTTGCCGAAGGTGAGGTTCGCGTGCACAAGACGCGGCTGGATAACTACCAGCGCGGGCACAAGGCCCAGGTGATCGACGATGAGATGGACGAAGAGGACTGGCAGGAGCTGGACAGCCTCTGGCAGCGCTTGAGCCGCGACCTGGACACCCAGGCGCAAGGCCCCGGGCTCGATGTGGCCGATACGCTGGCCGACCTGTTCCATTGCCTGTTCGACGAGGTCCACGCCCAAGCGCTCGTCGAGAACCTGCCGGCGCCTGCCGCGCAGTGGGACTGGGCGTGGACGCAGGTGGCCTCAGCACTCACCGCGGCCAACCAGTTGGCCGAGTTCGAATGGAAAGCGTGGTCGTCCTGCGGGATCCATGCGGTCAATGCCCTGGCCCCGCTACGGCAGTCGGGTATCGAAATCCCCGCACCTGAGCGTGACACCGTCGATGCCGTCAACCGTGCCAGCGATTGGGAGCGGGCGGTGCTGCAATATTTCAATGCCCGGCTCGACGCCCACGATCTGAAGTTGCTGGCCCTCGGCACGCATTTCGATGAATACCAGGCCTTCGCCTGCCTGCCCATGAATGGCCTGGGCCTGGTCGATGCCTTGGAAATCATGGGGCGGCTGGGCATCGTCCATCGATATTGA